A genomic region of Nostoc sp. UHCC 0702 contains the following coding sequences:
- a CDS encoding thiamine phosphate synthase — MKEAGYYDEQRTNGVVVMVEPYSQKELIQQVVYRILDANLDRAREGLRIIEEWCRFGLNNAQLTGECKQMRQEIAIWHTAEVRAARDTPGDRGTELSHPQEEHRSSVKSLLQANLCRVQEALRVLEEYGKLYHPNMGTAFKQMRYRVYTLESNLMAYHRHQLLWRSHLYLVTSPSENLLPTVEAALKGGLTLVQYRDKTSDDTLRLEQATKLSQLCHSYGALFIVNDRVDLALAVDADGVHLGQQDMPIAIARQLLGPQRLIGGSTTNPDEMQRTIAEDVDYIGVGPVYETPTKVGKPATGLEYVRYAAKNSSIPWFAIGGIDANNINDVIDAGAERVAVVRSLMQAEQPTLVTQYLLSQLNRIKPEP; from the coding sequence ATGAAAGAGGCTGGCTATTACGATGAACAAAGGACTAATGGGGTTGTTGTAATGGTCGAGCCATACAGCCAAAAAGAGCTAATACAGCAAGTTGTTTACCGGATTTTAGATGCAAATTTAGATCGCGCTCGTGAAGGCTTGCGAATTATCGAAGAATGGTGTCGCTTTGGGCTAAATAACGCCCAATTGACTGGGGAATGTAAACAAATGCGGCAGGAAATAGCTATCTGGCATACTGCTGAGGTGAGGGCGGCGCGAGATACACCAGGCGATCGCGGCACTGAATTGAGCCATCCTCAAGAAGAACACCGTTCTAGTGTAAAATCTTTGTTACAAGCTAATCTTTGCCGTGTGCAAGAAGCCTTGCGAGTTTTGGAAGAATACGGCAAGCTTTATCACCCAAATATGGGAACAGCATTTAAGCAGATGCGCTATCGAGTTTATACCTTAGAAAGTAATTTAATGGCTTATCACCGCCATCAACTTTTGTGGCGATCGCATTTGTATCTTGTGACTTCGCCATCAGAAAATTTGTTGCCAACTGTTGAAGCTGCCCTTAAAGGTGGATTAACTCTGGTGCAATATCGTGATAAAACCTCTGATGACACTTTGCGTTTAGAACAAGCCACAAAGTTAAGTCAGCTATGCCACTCCTACGGGGCTTTGTTCATTGTCAATGACCGAGTGGATCTCGCTTTAGCAGTGGATGCAGACGGTGTGCATTTGGGACAGCAAGATATGCCTATTGCTATTGCCCGACAATTACTTGGGCCTCAGCGCTTGATAGGTGGCTCTACCACAAATCCTGACGAAATGCAAAGAACAATTGCTGAAGATGTAGATTATATCGGTGTGGGGCCAGTTTATGAAACTCCTACTAAAGTAGGTAAGCCGGCAACAGGTTTAGAATACGTTCGCTATGCTGCTAAAAATAGTTCAATTCCCTGGTTTGCCATTGGGGGAATAGATGCCAATAATATCAATGATGTGATTGATGCGGGAGCAGAACGTGTGGCGGTGGTGCGATCGCTCATGCAAGCTGAACAACCTACCCTAGTGACACAATATTTACTCTCCCAACTCAATCGCATCAAACCAGAGCCATAA
- a CDS encoding DUF1565 domain-containing protein, whose product MIPPIVFAKYRRADILQLKLITQVDKLNPSLELAIPSVFSFSVLYFAAGVGLASITLLLSASLSSAVAQMPSVPERMPLNETTMSQVNVLFVNPSVGDDTGGNGSQSTPVKTITQALRLATANTVIKLAVGTYSAETGEVFPLMLKPGVAIQGDAANKGRDIIIQGGGEYLSRSFGGQNVTIVGATSGGLAGVTVTNSNPRGYGLWIESSNPVITENTFTGNTQDGISVAGKGAPTISKNYFYRNGANGITIGGNSQPQVQENIFVETGFGINITQNAAPVVVNNQIQNNRSGILVQANARPILRNNLIQDSKEDGLVALAQAMPDLGNANEAGGNEFRNNSRYDINASAAKQLIIASGNTLDSDRILGKVDFNPQTASVANNSQPTALPNSTIPEIPASQEISFSAPTQFDTTKNSTLNSQQSSVNRSQLRAEVTSVEQTGVQQSSVNSQQSTVISQLQPLQPAIVPLPTPTYNQKPPTSRVEELGGFPVPSSLATRETPPKIQVPSTEKITPLSAIKPETAQLNYVHIDPNTIEFVAPDSVAQPPSNPAIVGGIPETSAQNDTAILLVPNGNVPIGDTRNMPKVPVAQTYTTAYGGSYSPPTRSKQMGVRYRVVVETPTDKEQDLVRLFAPGAFPTIWQGQRVMQAGVFSNRYNADEMLKKLNSNGLITRIEQLN is encoded by the coding sequence TTGATTCCCCCCATTGTCTTTGCTAAATATCGCAGGGCAGATATCCTGCAACTAAAGCTAATTACCCAGGTTGATAAACTAAACCCAAGCCTGGAATTAGCAATACCTTCAGTTTTTAGCTTTTCAGTATTGTATTTTGCAGCTGGCGTAGGATTGGCAAGCATAACTTTGCTGCTGAGTGCAAGCCTTAGCAGCGCTGTTGCTCAGATGCCATCTGTACCAGAACGAATGCCCCTGAATGAAACAACAATGTCTCAGGTTAATGTACTGTTTGTCAACCCAAGTGTTGGAGATGACACAGGGGGCAATGGTAGTCAAAGTACTCCTGTAAAAACAATTACCCAAGCGCTGCGGTTAGCCACTGCCAATACAGTAATTAAGCTTGCCGTAGGTACTTATAGCGCCGAGACTGGAGAAGTATTTCCGCTCATGCTTAAACCAGGTGTTGCCATTCAAGGAGACGCTGCCAACAAAGGACGCGATATTATCATCCAAGGAGGTGGTGAATACCTCAGTCGTAGCTTTGGCGGGCAAAATGTCACCATAGTTGGTGCAACTAGTGGAGGGTTGGCTGGGGTGACTGTGACGAATTCCAATCCCCGTGGTTACGGTTTGTGGATTGAATCAAGCAATCCAGTGATTACAGAAAATACATTTACTGGCAATACTCAGGATGGAATTTCTGTTGCTGGTAAGGGTGCCCCCACAATCAGCAAGAATTACTTTTATCGCAATGGGGCAAATGGCATCACTATTGGCGGCAATTCCCAGCCCCAAGTGCAGGAAAATATCTTTGTAGAAACTGGTTTTGGGATTAATATTACCCAAAATGCTGCCCCAGTGGTGGTAAATAATCAAATTCAGAACAACCGTTCTGGAATTTTAGTACAAGCTAATGCTCGCCCGATTTTACGCAATAATTTAATTCAAGATAGTAAAGAAGATGGTTTAGTAGCTCTAGCCCAAGCAATGCCAGATTTGGGTAACGCTAACGAAGCTGGCGGTAATGAATTTCGTAACAATTCTCGCTATGACATTAATGCTAGTGCTGCCAAACAACTGATTATTGCTAGTGGTAATACATTGGATAGCGATCGCATCCTTGGTAAGGTAGATTTCAACCCTCAAACAGCATCCGTAGCGAATAACTCTCAGCCCACCGCCTTACCTAACAGTACAATACCAGAAATCCCAGCAAGCCAAGAAATTAGCTTCTCTGCTCCCACACAATTCGATACCACTAAAAACTCAACACTCAACAGTCAACAGTCATCAGTCAACAGGAGCCAGTTGCGTGCGGAGGTTACCTCCGTTGAGCAAACTGGCGTTCAACAGTCATCAGTCAACAGTCAACAGTCAACAGTCATCAGTCAATTGCAGCCTTTGCAGCCAGCCATTGTACCACTGCCAACACCTACATATAATCAAAAACCACCCACCTCAAGAGTTGAAGAGTTAGGCGGCTTTCCTGTTCCTAGCAGCTTGGCAACTAGAGAAACACCGCCCAAAATTCAAGTTCCCTCAACGGAAAAAATCACTCCATTGTCAGCAATTAAGCCTGAAACAGCACAACTAAATTATGTACATATTGATCCCAACACAATAGAGTTTGTTGCGCCTGATTCTGTAGCACAGCCGCCATCCAACCCAGCAATAGTTGGAGGTATACCAGAAACTTCTGCTCAGAATGATACAGCTATTTTGCTTGTTCCCAATGGCAATGTCCCTATTGGGGATACTCGCAATATGCCAAAAGTTCCAGTAGCCCAAACTTATACAACTGCCTATGGTGGGAGTTATTCGCCGCCTACTAGAAGTAAGCAGATGGGTGTACGTTACCGCGTGGTTGTAGAAACTCCAACTGACAAAGAGCAGGATTTAGTACGATTGTTTGCCCCAGGAGCATTTCCCACAATCTGGCAAGGTCAAAGAGTCATGCAAGCCGGAGTCTTTAGCAACCGTTATAATGCCGATGAAATGTTGAAAAAACTCAATAGCAACGGCTTAATAACCAGAATTGAGCAATTAAATTGA
- a CDS encoding YdcF family protein — translation MLRKWFLTRWQIVIGLLMLSAIISPLTLNFYVNAITSDRRYTNPTQIPAQRVAIVFGAGVYPDGTPTPMLGDRVFAAVELYKLGRVQKLLMTGDNSRKDYDEVTTMKRYAEERGVPAEDITLDYAGFSTYESCYRAKDIFGVKQAVLITQKFHLPRAVYTCNQLGVEAFGLGTPDWETYRFHTISYYTLREQLSTLKALWEIHITRPLPTFLGPFKGIS, via the coding sequence ATGCTGCGTAAATGGTTTTTGACACGTTGGCAAATCGTAATTGGATTACTAATGTTAAGTGCAATTATCAGTCCCTTAACGCTGAATTTTTATGTAAATGCAATTACTAGCGATCGCCGCTACACCAATCCTACACAAATACCAGCCCAGCGAGTTGCCATTGTCTTTGGTGCGGGAGTTTACCCTGATGGTACACCAACACCAATGTTAGGCGATCGCGTCTTTGCAGCGGTTGAACTTTACAAATTAGGGCGAGTGCAAAAGCTGTTAATGACGGGTGACAACAGCCGCAAAGACTATGATGAAGTCACCACCATGAAGCGTTATGCAGAAGAACGCGGCGTACCTGCTGAAGATATTACCTTAGATTATGCAGGTTTCAGCACCTATGAAAGTTGTTATCGTGCTAAGGATATTTTTGGAGTCAAGCAAGCAGTTTTAATTACCCAGAAATTTCATTTACCTCGCGCTGTTTATACTTGTAATCAGCTTGGTGTAGAAGCATTCGGTTTAGGAACACCAGATTGGGAAACCTACCGTTTTCATACGATCAGCTACTATACCCTACGAGAACAATTATCTACTCTCAAAGCATTGTGGGAAATTCATATTACTCGCCCTCTGCCAACTTTTCTCGGCCCTTTTAAGGGAATCTCTTGA
- a CDS encoding leucine-rich repeat domain-containing protein, which yields MANTPQRFLKKIREAKEQKLKELDLSHYSTNDKEKLTEIPAEVFELEWLEALDLGGNQITTLPEAIARLQKLTTLYLGHNQITTLPEAIARLQQLTSLYLSDNQITTLPEAITRLQQLTYLNLRGNQITTLPEGIARLQQLTILNLSYNRITTLPEGIARLQQLTILNLSYNRITTLPEAITRLQQLTTLDLSDNPIEKPPLEVVEKGIKAIKDYFRQLEAEGTDYLYEAKLLIVGEGGAGKTTLAKKIENLNYQLREEDSTKGIEVTKWRFSENEREFRVNIWDFGGQEIYHTTHQFFLTKRSLYILVADTRKEDTDFYYWLNVVELLSDNSPLLIVKNEKQDRHREINERQLWGECSNLEKTLATNFATNRGLEDILRNIKHYIASLPHIGTPLPKTWVKVREALENNPHNYISLDEYLTICQQNGFTLLKDKLQLSGYLHDLGVCLHFQEDPLLKKTVILKPKWGTDAVYKVLDNQTVIRNLGKFTKYDLANIWCEDEYAMMHDELLRLMINFKLCYEISTSQGSYIAPQLLTENQPPYDWDETNNLILRYTYEFMPKGIITQFIVVMHELINEQRCVWKSGVVLSKDQTKAEVIEYYGKREIKIRVSGRHKRDLMTIVTHELDKIHNSYNKRLKYNKLIPCNCTICKDNQEPHFYKFVSLKKRISDNQDKVECDVSYEKVQVLGLIDDVMDRRELTQDEDPKRQIGDIYNIYNSPIKELKLQQGNNVMSPNSNNEENLQPEEQVKLPFAFRNGMFYLFVFVVVFSLIAFFGGSLPFHYLALAIIGTAIFIILIGVLQLRQDDRLTEKSFVDLVKIVIKQFPLIGNLMEMFQGKK from the coding sequence ATGGCAAACACGCCTCAACGTTTCCTTAAAAAAATCCGAGAAGCGAAAGAGCAAAAGCTCAAAGAATTAGATTTAAGCCATTATTCGACTAATGACAAGGAAAAATTAACAGAGATTCCTGCTGAGGTGTTTGAACTGGAATGGTTAGAGGCTTTGGATTTAGGGGGCAACCAAATCACGACACTGCCAGAAGCGATCGCCCGCCTGCAAAAACTCACTACCCTCTATTTAGGTCACAACCAAATCACGACACTGCCAGAAGCGATCGCCCGCCTGCAACAACTCACCTCCCTGTATTTAAGCGACAACCAAATCACGACACTGCCAGAAGCTATCACCCGCCTGCAACAACTCACCTACCTGAATTTAAGAGGCAACCAAATCACGACACTGCCAGAAGGAATCGCCCGCCTGCAACAACTCACCATCCTGAATTTAAGTTACAACCGAATCACGACACTGCCAGAAGGAATCGCCCGCCTGCAACAACTCACCATCCTGAATTTAAGTTACAACCGAATCACGACACTGCCAGAAGCCATCACCCGCCTGCAACAACTCACCACCCTCGATTTAAGCGACAACCCCATTGAAAAGCCACCGCTAGAAGTAGTTGAAAAAGGTATTAAAGCAATTAAGGATTATTTCCGACAACTGGAAGCAGAAGGCACAGATTATCTGTATGAAGCAAAGTTACTAATTGTTGGCGAAGGAGGCGCAGGTAAGACAACACTGGCGAAAAAGATTGAAAACCTAAATTATCAACTGCGAGAGGAAGACTCAACAAAAGGAATTGAAGTAACAAAATGGCGTTTCTCAGAAAATGAACGAGAATTCCGAGTTAACATCTGGGACTTTGGCGGACAAGAAATTTACCATACTACACACCAGTTTTTTCTCACCAAGCGTTCCCTTTATATATTGGTCGCGGACACCCGCAAAGAAGACACAGATTTTTATTACTGGCTGAATGTGGTAGAACTTTTGAGTGATAACAGTCCACTGCTGATTGTCAAAAATGAGAAGCAAGACCGCCACCGAGAAATTAATGAACGCCAACTCTGGGGAGAGTGTAGCAATTTAGAGAAGACACTGGCAACCAACTTTGCCACAAACCGGGGTTTAGAAGATATCCTGCGAAACATCAAACATTACATCGCATCCTTGCCTCACATTGGTACTCCACTGCCAAAAACCTGGGTGAAAGTTCGAGAAGCGTTAGAAAACAACCCACACAATTACATCAGCTTAGATGAATACTTGACCATCTGCCAGCAAAATGGTTTCACCCTACTAAAAGATAAATTACAGTTGAGTGGCTACCTGCACGATTTAGGAGTATGCTTGCACTTCCAAGAAGACCCACTCTTGAAAAAGACGGTTATTCTCAAACCCAAGTGGGGAACTGATGCAGTTTACAAAGTACTAGATAATCAAACAGTGATTCGCAACTTGGGCAAATTCACAAAGTATGACTTAGCAAATATCTGGTGTGAAGACGAATACGCCATGATGCACGATGAACTTTTGCGGTTAATGATTAACTTCAAACTCTGCTACGAAATTTCCACAAGCCAAGGCAGTTACATCGCGCCACAATTACTAACTGAAAATCAACCGCCCTATGACTGGGATGAAACTAATAACCTGATTCTGCGTTACACTTACGAGTTCATGCCCAAGGGGATCATCACTCAGTTCATCGTCGTCATGCATGAATTAATTAATGAACAGCGATGTGTTTGGAAAAGCGGTGTCGTCCTCAGCAAAGACCAGACGAAAGCAGAGGTGATTGAATATTACGGCAAGCGAGAAATTAAAATTCGGGTTTCAGGTCGTCACAAAAGAGATTTGATGACCATAGTTACACATGAACTCGATAAAATTCATAATTCATACAACAAGCGACTGAAGTACAACAAACTAATCCCCTGTAATTGCACCATCTGCAAAGACAATCAAGAACCGCACTTTTATAAATTTGTAAGCTTAAAAAAACGTATTTCAGACAATCAAGATAAAGTCGAATGTGATGTGAGTTATGAAAAAGTCCAAGTTTTAGGCTTAATTGATGATGTCATGGATAGAAGGGAGCTAACACAAGACGAAGATCCAAAAAGGCAAATAGGAGATATTTATAATATCTATAATAGCCCGATAAAAGAATTGAAACTCCAGCAAGGAAATAATGTGATGTCACCAAACTCTAATAATGAAGAAAATCTCCAACCAGAAGAACAAGTTAAACTTCCTTTCGCATTTAGAAATGGAATGTTCTATCTATTCGTTTTTGTAGTAGTATTTTCTCTAATTGCATTCTTTGGTGGTTCGCTACCATTCCATTATTTAGCATTAGCAATTATTGGCACAGCAATCTTTATTATCTTGATTGGAGTTTTGCAACTACGTCAGGATGACCGACTGACTGAAAAATCTTTTGTGGATTTGGTAAAAATCGTGATCAAACAGTTTCCTTTAATTGGTAATTTAATGGAGATGTTTCAGGGCAAAAAATAA